In Taeniopygia guttata chromosome 2, bTaeGut7.mat, whole genome shotgun sequence, one genomic interval encodes:
- the LOC100232645 gene encoding DGAT1/2-independent enzyme synthesizing storage lipids isoform X2, producing MTRRSGSGACRACQAQLRPPVPAAGVAGRLSRDGAQPRGPGRRRRRGQDKIGRKESCASGQLPMTSLSFLFYALEEWTVVEFLKKYLFHLIIASLTISAILVFFIVPLTIVVFIYLTNILLLIYQRNNELKADPLSDVWNRVRKTIASFWDIYARVWHGYELHGLKNLPEGPGILVYYHGAIPIDYLYFLSRLFLWKRRLCLSVADHFVFRLPGLRLLLAVTGVIPGTREECLDALKNGYLVSISPGGVREALFSDESYQLVWGNRKGFAQVALEAKVPIIPMYTQNVREGYRMFKERRFFRQLYESTRLPFTPPYGGLPVKFRTYIGKPIPYDPNITAEELAEKLSKSIFWGLKMIDKIITEKREILNDICYFTNKKL from the exons ATGACACGGAGATCTGGGAGCGGAGCCTGCCGTGCCTGCCAGGCGCAGCTCCGCCCCCCGGTCCCGGCTGCGGGGGTGGCGGGGCGCTTATCCCGGGACGGGGCTCAGCCGCGGGGTCCGGgacggcgccgccgccgcgggcag GACAAGATAGGTAGAAAAGAATCCTGTGCTTCAGGACAGTTACCAATGACCAGCCTCAGCTTCCTTTTCTATGCACTGGAAGAATGGACTGTTGTGGAGTTCCTGAAGAAATACCTTTTTCATCTGATCATTGCCTCACTGACAATTAGTGCAATATTAGTTTTTTTTATAGTTCCTTTAACAATTGTCGTTTTCATTTACCTTactaatattttgcttttaatataTCAGAGGAACAATGAGTTAAAAGCAGATCCCTTGAGTGATGTTTGGAATCGTGTAAGAAAAACTATAGCGAGCTTTTGGGATATATATGCAAGAGTATGGCACG GTTATGAGCTTCATGGTTTGAAAAACCTCCCAGAAGGACCAGGTATTCTTGTGTATTACCATGGAGCTATTCCTATAGACTACCTTTACTTTTTGTCTAGACTGTTTCTGTGGAAGAGAAGACTTTGCCTGTCAGTAGCTGATCATTTTGTATTTCGTTTACCAG GACTTAGATTATTGTTGGCAGTGACGGGTGTTATACCAGGTACGAGGGAGGAGTGTCTTGATGCCCTGAAGAATGGGTACTTGGTGTCCATCTCACCAGGTGGGGTTCGAGAAGCTCTGTTCAGCGACGAAAGTTATCAGCTCGTGTGGGGAAATCGAAAAGGCTTTGCTCAGGTCGCTCTAGAAGCAAAAGTG CCCATCATTCCAATGTATACTCAAAATGTCCGTGAAGGCTATAGGATGTTTAAAGAAAGaa gattttttagACAGTTATATGAAAGCACTCGATTGCCTTTTACTCCTCCATACGGAGGACTTCCAGTTAAATTTCGCACATACATTGGGAAGCCAATCCCTTATGACCCGAATATAACTGCAGAAGAATTAGCTGAAAAG
- the LOC100232645 gene encoding DGAT1/2-independent enzyme synthesizing storage lipids isoform X1: MTRRSGSGACRACQAQLRPPVPAAGVAGRLSRDGAQPRGPGRRRRRGQDKIGRKESCASGQLPMTSLSFLFYALEEWTVVEFLKKYLFHLIIASLTISAILVFFIVPLTIVVFIYLTNILLLIYQRNNELKADPLSDVWNRVRKTIASFWDIYARVWHGYELHGLKNLPEGPGILVYYHGAIPIDYLYFLSRLFLWKRRLCLSVADHFVFRLPGLRLLLAVTGVIPGTREECLDALKNGYLVSISPGGVREALFSDESYQLVWGNRKGFAQVALEAKVPIIPMYTQNVREGYRMFKERRFFRQLYESTRLPFTPPYGGLPVKFRTYIGKPIPYDPNITAEELAEKTKTAVQALISKHQTIPGNIWKALLERFDKRRKSD, from the exons ATGACACGGAGATCTGGGAGCGGAGCCTGCCGTGCCTGCCAGGCGCAGCTCCGCCCCCCGGTCCCGGCTGCGGGGGTGGCGGGGCGCTTATCCCGGGACGGGGCTCAGCCGCGGGGTCCGGgacggcgccgccgccgcgggcag GACAAGATAGGTAGAAAAGAATCCTGTGCTTCAGGACAGTTACCAATGACCAGCCTCAGCTTCCTTTTCTATGCACTGGAAGAATGGACTGTTGTGGAGTTCCTGAAGAAATACCTTTTTCATCTGATCATTGCCTCACTGACAATTAGTGCAATATTAGTTTTTTTTATAGTTCCTTTAACAATTGTCGTTTTCATTTACCTTactaatattttgcttttaatataTCAGAGGAACAATGAGTTAAAAGCAGATCCCTTGAGTGATGTTTGGAATCGTGTAAGAAAAACTATAGCGAGCTTTTGGGATATATATGCAAGAGTATGGCACG GTTATGAGCTTCATGGTTTGAAAAACCTCCCAGAAGGACCAGGTATTCTTGTGTATTACCATGGAGCTATTCCTATAGACTACCTTTACTTTTTGTCTAGACTGTTTCTGTGGAAGAGAAGACTTTGCCTGTCAGTAGCTGATCATTTTGTATTTCGTTTACCAG GACTTAGATTATTGTTGGCAGTGACGGGTGTTATACCAGGTACGAGGGAGGAGTGTCTTGATGCCCTGAAGAATGGGTACTTGGTGTCCATCTCACCAGGTGGGGTTCGAGAAGCTCTGTTCAGCGACGAAAGTTATCAGCTCGTGTGGGGAAATCGAAAAGGCTTTGCTCAGGTCGCTCTAGAAGCAAAAGTG CCCATCATTCCAATGTATACTCAAAATGTCCGTGAAGGCTATAGGATGTTTAAAGAAAGaa gattttttagACAGTTATATGAAAGCACTCGATTGCCTTTTACTCCTCCATACGGAGGACTTCCAGTTAAATTTCGCACATACATTGGGAAGCCAATCCCTTATGACCCGAATATAACTGCAGAAGAATTAGCTGAAAAG
- the LOC100232645 gene encoding DGAT1/2-independent enzyme synthesizing storage lipids isoform X3: MTRRSGSGACRACQAQLRPPVPAAGVAGRLSRDGAQPRGPGRRRRRGQDKIGRKESCASGQLPMTSLSFLFYALEEWTVVEFLKKYLFHLIIASLTISAILVFFIVPLTIVVFIYLTNILLLIYQRNNELKADPLSDVWNRVRKTIASFWDIYARVWHGYELHGLKNLPEGPGILVYYHGAIPIDYLYFLSRLFLWKRRLCLSVADHFVFRLPGLRLLLAVTGVIPGTREECLDALKNGYLVSISPGGVREALFSDESYQLVWGNRKGFAQVALEAKVDFLDSYMKALDCLLLLHTEDFQLNFAHTLGSQSLMTRI, encoded by the exons ATGACACGGAGATCTGGGAGCGGAGCCTGCCGTGCCTGCCAGGCGCAGCTCCGCCCCCCGGTCCCGGCTGCGGGGGTGGCGGGGCGCTTATCCCGGGACGGGGCTCAGCCGCGGGGTCCGGgacggcgccgccgccgcgggcag GACAAGATAGGTAGAAAAGAATCCTGTGCTTCAGGACAGTTACCAATGACCAGCCTCAGCTTCCTTTTCTATGCACTGGAAGAATGGACTGTTGTGGAGTTCCTGAAGAAATACCTTTTTCATCTGATCATTGCCTCACTGACAATTAGTGCAATATTAGTTTTTTTTATAGTTCCTTTAACAATTGTCGTTTTCATTTACCTTactaatattttgcttttaatataTCAGAGGAACAATGAGTTAAAAGCAGATCCCTTGAGTGATGTTTGGAATCGTGTAAGAAAAACTATAGCGAGCTTTTGGGATATATATGCAAGAGTATGGCACG GTTATGAGCTTCATGGTTTGAAAAACCTCCCAGAAGGACCAGGTATTCTTGTGTATTACCATGGAGCTATTCCTATAGACTACCTTTACTTTTTGTCTAGACTGTTTCTGTGGAAGAGAAGACTTTGCCTGTCAGTAGCTGATCATTTTGTATTTCGTTTACCAG GACTTAGATTATTGTTGGCAGTGACGGGTGTTATACCAGGTACGAGGGAGGAGTGTCTTGATGCCCTGAAGAATGGGTACTTGGTGTCCATCTCACCAGGTGGGGTTCGAGAAGCTCTGTTCAGCGACGAAAGTTATCAGCTCGTGTGGGGAAATCGAAAAGGCTTTGCTCAGGTCGCTCTAGAAGCAAAAGTG gattttttagACAGTTATATGAAAGCACTCGATTGCCTTTTACTCCTCCATACGGAGGACTTCCAGTTAAATTTCGCACATACATTGGGAAGCCAATCCCTTATGACCCGAATATAA